In Henningerozyma blattae CBS 6284 chromosome 7, complete genome, a single genomic region encodes these proteins:
- the YCS4 gene encoding condensin subunit YCS4 (similar to Saccharomyces cerevisiae YCS4 (YLR272C); ancestral locus Anc_6.68) — protein sequence MSDFSLRQLITEFQTKDKDSHVELDNPSQLINNVIDQLITSSSQLNPDIFESLADLSLNYSSLGTNLQTQLTDLVVSSFNAILHQIDTSLVDTLQFYQLQLEQFTYLMYVLLTFIGNSIHAISLAMSNKKKNNASKEETQLFKNCCNQIESIGNLTATLFDMNLPLIFQIRTELNEFLSLYIKQFNSLLQYEQLIKLPSLKLYFIRNLTLLTIQPNNQHQQIENLIITNLLDTQHLSNFFPEFLAYLNDNHDFIRLTDDVLKDISNIEFNSKDTNGPKSISTFLIKLSEVSPVSMLRQMGHIIKLLNNSSMTLRCAVVETCGNIVIGIYRQVSVGDIQQLYLSKIETLLDLLKERFYDSNPYVRTKAIQNCYKLIDLNLPLTNLNHFKLQLSNYSLISLEDKSPLVRRNSMKLLSKLLLNHPFNNKKIGSQLKLTFWKNSLQNLLSEFTKLNESQQNENETKDNDNSLDQTDAFEKENQADRNLIVKMRLLIQYHKDAIEFIEIIHKAINIGCDLIFSKNKNEVIEAMDFIVLTNAYDIDPSTSAIKKMLHLVWMKSTNDVTATQTSTSIANNATPSTTSTDIASHLIYCYKQLFLTVPPTYTTKERSNLISKNLINLTFNTSAADLASLEQLLILLYNDSVIDDNVLTVLWSIYNSCNNTQNNNFSKEYIHGSIIILGMLSLANSEIPLRGFDSLLDVGLGPAGSEDLELCRYTCIAIERLIPKKSNSILQPLPKKHEDKAVKKLFNKIIDYTSNELYYPMCEQAINSLFKISSAPDVISSNILKEKSMMTFSSPNGDNSLIVTSESRIISLTQLLFIVGQVAIKTLVYLENCETEFKKRKHQQEMEKSSKNSNLGGLGPGSIATTNIMKAVDTTTENDSEVDNELAMIGGGTNEDDFTDAINSIKEIELLFGDNSILGKFCPIVENIVSNSNKFTDPMLQRTATLCLEKLMCISSRYCEKNLPLLITVMEKSPDPIIRSNAVLGLGDMVVCFNNLIDENTEYLYKRLHDEDLMVQRTTLMTVTFLILAGQVKVRGQLGEMARCLENPDQAISDMCRLFFSELSTKDNAIYNGFIDIFSNLTIDQSLQKDGFKRIIRFLVSFIQKERHQKQLNEKLVGRLSNCTSKEQWDNIAFVINTIPYKSETSTAILAEGYKDVTSK from the coding sequence ATGAGTGATTTCAGTTTACGCCAACTGATCACCGAATTTCAAACTAAGGATAAAGATTCGCATGTCGAGCTGGATAATCCTTCACAACTCATCAATAATGTCATCGACCAGTTGATTACATCATCAAGCCAATTGAATCCCGATATATTTGAGTCATTGGCAGATCTATCTTTGAATTATAGCAGTTTAGGTACGAACTTGCAAACGCAACTAACAGATCTTGTTGTTTCATCATTCAATGCCATACTTCATCAAATAGATACGTCCTTGGTGGATACCTTACAATTCTATCAATTACAATTAGAGCAATTCACATATTTGATGTATGTTTTATTGACCTTTATTGGAAACTCAATACATGCAATTTCCCTAGCTATgtcaaataaaaagaaaaataatgcGTCAAAGGAAGAAACACAACtgtttaaaaattgttgCAATCAAATAGAATCAATTGGTAATTTAACTGCCACCTTATTTGATATGAATCTTCCCttaattttccaaatcagAACTGAacttaatgaatttttatctCTATATATCAAACagtttaattctttattacaatacgaacaattaataaaactaccatctttaaaattatatttcattagaaaTTTAACTTTGTTGACAATACAACCAAACAATCAGCATCAACAGATcgaaaatttaattattacaaatttattagatacCCAGCATTTATCCAATTTTTTCCCTGAATTTTTAGCATATTTGAATGATAATCATGATTTTATACGATTGACGGATGAtgtattaaaagatattagTAATATAGAGTTTAATTCAAAGGATACGAATGGTCCAAAATCTATTTCAACTTTTttgattaaattatcaGAAGTTTCACCTGTATCAATGCTAAGACAAATGGGGCATATTATTAAGCTATTGAATAATAGTTCAATGACATTAAGATGTGCAGTTGTTGAAACTTGTGGGAATATTGTCATTGGTATATATAGACAAGTTTCTGTAGGTGATATCCAACAATTATACCTATCTAAAATCGAAACTCTATTGGATCTATTAAAGGAAAGATTTTATGATTCAAATCCTTACGTTAGAACGAAAGCCATTCAAAATtgttataaattaatagatttaaaTCTACCACTgacaaatttaaatcattttaaattacaactatcaaattattcattaatatctttagaGGATAAATCTCCATTAGTACGTAGAAAttcaatgaaattattgtctaaattattattaaatcatccatttaataataagaaaattggttctcaattgaaattgacGTTTTGGAAGAATTCTCTTCAAAATCTATTAAGTGAGtttacaaaattaaatgagaGCCaacaaaatgaaaatgaaacaaaagataatgataattctttGGATCAAACTGATGCTtttgaaaaggaaaatCAGGCAGATAGGAATCTCATTGTTAAGATGAGGTTATTGATCCAATATCATAAGGATGCTATTGAattcattgaaattatacataaaGCAATTAACATTGGTTGTGATTTAATCTTCTCAAAGAATAAGAATGAAGTTATTGAAGCAATGGACTTCATAGTATTGACTAACGCTTACGATATAGATCCAAGTACTTCTgctattaaaaaaatgttacATTTAGTCTGGATGAAAAGTACGAATGATGTCACCGCAACTCAAACGTCAACATCAATTGCAAATAATGCTACACCATCTACTACCAGTACAGATATTGCATCtcatttaatatattgttataaacaattatttttaaccGTACCACCAACCTACACGACTAAAGAAAGATCGAATTTAATATCgaagaatttaattaatttaacttTTAACACTTCTGCTGCAGATTTGGCATCTTTGGAACAATTACTGATACTCCTATATAATGATAGTGttattgatgataatgTTCTTACAGTTCTATGGAGTATTTACAACAGTTGTAATAATacacaaaataataattttagtaAAGAATACATCCATGGctctattattatattggGCATGCTTTCATTAGCAAATTCAGAAATTCCTCTTAGAGGATTTGATTCACTTTTAGACGTTGGTTTAGGCCCTGCAGGTTCAGAAGATTTGGAGCTTTGTCGTTACACATGTATTGCTATCGAAAGGTTAATaccaaaaaaaagcaaCTCTATATTACAGCCATTACCAAAGAAGCATGAAGATAAGGCTGTAAAGAagttatttaataaaattattgattacACTTCAAACGAGCTATATTACCCAATGTGTGAACAAGCAATCAActcattattcaaaatctCTTCTGCTCCAGATGTtatatcttcaaatattttaaaagagaAATCTATGATGACATTTAGTTCTCCAAATGGGGATAATTCCTTAATTGTTACTAGTGAATCGagaataatttcattaacccaattattatttattgttgGTCAAGTAGCTATAAAAACTTTAGTTTATTTGGAAAACTGTGAAActgaatttaaaaagagaaaacaTCAGCAGGAAATGGAAAAATCAAGCAAAAATTCTAACTTAGGGGGCTTAGGCCCAGGGTCTATAGCTACTACAAATATTATGAAAGCAGTAGACACTACCACTGAAAATGATTCTGAAGTAGATAATGAATTGGCTATGATAGGTGGTGGAACCAACGAAGACGATTTTACGGATGccattaattcaattaaagaaatagaGCTATTATTTGGTgataattctattttagGTAAATTTTGCCCCATTGTTGAAAATATTGTCtctaatagtaataaatttacGGACCCCATGTTGCAAAGAACTGCTACGTTGTGCcttgaaaaattgatgtGTATATCTTCCAGATACTGTGAAAAAAACCTACCCCTATTAATTACTGTCATGGAAAAATCACCGGACCCAATTATTAGATCAAACGCAGTTCTTGGCTTAGGTGACATGGTTGTTTGtttcaacaatttaatTGACGAAAATACAGAATATCTTTATAAAAGGTTAcatgatgaagatttaatGGTTCAAAGGACAACTTTAATGACTGTGACGTTTTTGATATTGGCTGGACAAGTTAAAGTAAGAGGTCAATTAGGTGAAATGGCTAGATGTCTAGAAAATCCAGATCAAGCCATTAGTGATATGTGTcgattatttttttccgAATTATCTACAAAGGATAATGCAATTTATAATGGgtttattgatatttttagtaaCCTAACAATTGATCAATCCTTACAAAAAGATGGGTTTAAGAGAATCATCAGGTTTTTGGTTTCGTTTATACAAAAGGAAAGACatcaaaaacaattaaatgaaaaactTGTTGGCAGACTAAGTAATTGTACGTCAAAAGAACAATGGGATAATATTGCCTTCGTAATTAATACAATTCCATATAAAAGTGAAACTTCTACTGCAATTCTAGCAGAAGGTTATAAGGATGTTACTTCAAAATAG
- the TBLA0G00520 gene encoding uncharacterized protein (similar to Saccharomyces cerevisiae YRM1 (YOR172W); ancestral locus Anc_6.61), with protein MNNSSDNIGNENPPLKKKRRTIIKTCTFCRKRKLKCDKRKPRCSSCVTRNLPECVYIDGTGSGATSPDTPSSSTGNAKNYSTGVILPASVGEYNYNLSPRQSSGIVSKRKSTESVIDCSNCKITSSINSDLNTNTKQTTTTNINAHSNSDTLGCNHVSCTNPHSGVVNILDAEYRACYPQSITMNSIPNSINPLSTVYIMQMKPTGKILCFGPTSIRSFMHLYIQHFQMHKQVWSHWQTVRSARSRWKLQHNFSMLKELYSVEELYTHDSNCMIDELCAALPTYEEILRCIETFFNESELYIYNNVLDKNKVLNDFYREFTPTLGTNADNTRNIVGIKVDRKKNFFKSGVILMILCLTKWFSAVPPAVNKFLIFLTGFSSSKIYYVERAQFLLLRIFHRSIYHSNGGDNSTLIDLTSDLCTNCTITGLSHNIDTLFKGKEDIVGRLDTLKNLWIWCLYVDFDVSFHVGKPFFISKDYFFEFSGELNDSSQTFMGLIKRFLKLSRPMFRRMMDREQRPDLRQDEELIITFIESEFPSIKYYTDEHEIYKVNINNIRVLASSLSMLVCNYAVRFVILKEHDMHVKVGFITAAFVAFSLSTNLLIRCFEIDKLKYPKMIDPSCKEVTPYVALANYMTTPALSRSLLSFIMIIHFKLTTLSSPPLFLIHDESKIKFHLDSLRGPDQDFSLESSFDAFCKIFDRWALPKDPDMHQVMRRSYSFIIATTVERLGRNILTKILDHRKDFEATWFAKSKANTGLQSSASSSSVLNVVQEDPTSVDNGESPSSDATDVISTSSNNPINTHTNTTTINNSNNIDSNITNANIPRNEASATPNNANINSRFYQEFWNTYNQGFEDIFNDSDTKEILDELSLFDDLELFG; from the coding sequence ATGAACAATTCATCAGATAATATAGGGAATGAGAATCCAccattgaagaaaaaaagacgTACTATTATCAAAACTTGCACATTTTGTAGGAAGAGAAAGCTCAAATGTGATAAACGCAAGCCAAGATGCTCTTCTTGTGTCACAAGAAACCTCCCAGAGTGTGTTTACATTGATGGTACAGGGAGCGGCGCTACCAGCCCAGATACTCCATCCTCTAGTACTGGAAATGCTAAGAATTATTCTACTGGTGTAATTTTACCAGCTAGTGTTGGTGAGTACAATTATAACTTATCTCCTCGCCAATCGTCGGGAATTGTTTCGAAGAGAAAGTCTACAGAGAGTGTTATAGACTGTAGTAATTGTAAGATAACTTCTAGTATTAATTCCGATTTGAATACAAATACCAAACAAACCACAACCACAAATATAAACGCACATTCAAATTCAGATACATTGGGTTGTAATCATGTATCTTGCACTAATCCTCATTCAGGGGTTGTGAATATTTTAGACGCAGAGTATAGAGCATGTTATCCTCAATCAATAACTATGAATAGCATTCCTAATTCTATTAACCCCTTAAGTACAGTCTACATTATGCAAATGAAACCTACAGGTAAGATCTTATGTTTTGGGCCTACATCTATACGAAGTTTTATGCATCTTTATATACAACATTTTCAAATGCATAAACAAGTTTGGTCTCATTGGCAGACAGTACGATCTGCCAGATCTCGTTGGAAACTACAGCATAATTTCTCTATgctaaaagaattatattcagtagaagaattatataCTCATGATTCAAATTGTATGATTGACGAATTATGTGCAGCTTTACCCACATATGAGGAAATTTTAAGATGTattgaaacttttttcaatgaaaGTGAACTTTATATCTATAATAATGTATTAGATAAGAATAAAGTACTGAATGATTTTTATAGAGAATTCACTCCTACCTTGGGAACTAATGCAGATAATACAAGAAATATAGTTGGTATAAAAGTGGATcgaaaaaagaatttcttcaaatcgGGTGTTATTCTAATGATTTTATGTTTAACAAAATGGTTTTCGGCAGTACCACCAGCTGTTAATAagtttttaatattcttgACTGGATTTTCATCATCCAAGATATACTATGTTGAACGGGctcaatttttattattacggATTTTCCATAGATCTATCTATCACTCTAATGGTGGTGATAACTCAACGTTGATTGATTTGACAAGTGATTTATGTACCAACTGTACTATCACTGGATTAAGTCATAATATTGATACTTTGTTCAAAGGTAAAGAAGATATAGTAGGACGTTTAGATACcttaaagaatttatgGATATGGTGTTTGTATGTAGATTTTGATGTTTCCTTCCATGTTGGTAAACCTTTTTTCATTAGTAAAgactatttttttgaattttcgggagaattaaatgatagTTCTCAAACTTTTATGGGGTTGATAAAAAggtttttaaaattatctaGACCAATGTTCCGCAGAATGATGGATAGAGAACAAAGACCTGATTTACGtcaagatgaagaattgaTCATAACATTCATCGAAAGTGAATTCCCTTCGATTAAATATTACACTGATGAACatgaaatttataaagtgaatattaataatattagggTTTTAgcatcttcattatcaatgCTAGTATGCAATTATGCAGTACGGtttgtaattttaaagGAGCATGACATGCACGTTAAAGTTGGTTTCATAACTGCTGCCTTTGTGGCATTTAGTCTTTCCActaatcttttaattagATGTTTTGagattgataaattaaaatatccaAAAATGATTGATCCAAGTTGTAAAGAAGTCACCCCATACGTTGCACTAGCAAATTATATGACTACGCCTGCGTTATCTCGATCTTTGTTAAGTTTTATAATGATTATCCATTTCAAATTAACTACACTTTCAAGTCcaccattatttttaatacatGATGAATCaaagataaaatttcatcttgATTCATTGAGAGGGCCAGATCAAGATTTTTCCTTGGAGTCATCATTTGATGCgttttgtaaaatatttgatcgATGGGCTTTGCCAAAGGATCCTGATATGCATCAAGTCATGCGTCGTTCTTATTCATTCATAATAGCCACCACGGTGGAAAGATTGGGTAGAAATATTCTAACAAAGATACTAGATCATAGGAAAGATTTTGAAGCCACATGGTTTGCTAAATCAAAGGCAAATACTGGATTACAATCATCTGCTAGTAGTAGTTCAGTACTTAATGTAGTTCAGGAAGATCCTACTTCAGTTGATAATGGTGAATCTCCTTCTTCTGATGCTACAGATGTGATTTCCACTTCTAGTAATAATCCTATTAATACACATACTAATACCACCACCatcaataatagtaataatattgattctaatattaCAAATGCTAATATACCAAGAAATGAAGCATCAGCTACGCCCAATAATGCCAATATTAACTCTCGTTTTTATCAAGAATTTTGGAACACTTATAATCAAGGATTTGAAGATATCTTTAATGATTCCGATACCAAAGAAATTCTTGATGAACTTTCATTGTTCGATGATTTGGAGTTATTTGGATAG
- the DCS1 gene encoding 5'-(N(7)-methyl 5'-triphosphoguanosine)-(mRNA) diphosphatase (similar to Saccharomyces cerevisiae DCS1 (YLR270W) and DCS2 (YOR173W); ancestral locus Anc_6.63): MPLTQHQPLKDLISRFKFQKVLDSSPQTKVLSLLGTIDGKDAIITAEKTHFTFDENIKKPNPVDGRSTPIFYQCENEYSIVNGIQELKEIASNDIYHWGLAIIKQDMEENPTARLNLIWPATPVHIKKYSQQNFHLVRETPEMYKQFVIPYIEKQYEQGRLDWVDDVLYGDVESERIVYKDFSEDKKKDGFIILPNTKWDGVNLDSLYLVAMVYRDDIRSVRDLKPSDRPWLIQLNNKIRSIIPACYNFMIHADELRIFIHYQPSYYYFHIHIVNIRHSGLEDNIAAGKAILLDDIIDNLDFLGPNGYLDKTLTYVIGEDNELWKGGLREAAMEQMERDGIPKLPNIVSGFDPKSKTLNP, encoded by the coding sequence ATGCCATTAACTCAGCATCAAcctttaaaagatttaatatCCCGTTTTAAATTCCAAAAAGTTCTTGATTCTTCACCACAAACCAAAGTACTTTCACTATTAGGGACGATCGATGGAAAAGATGCCATAATTACGGCAGAAAAGACACATTTTACGTTTGacgaaaatattaaaaaaccAAATCCTGTGGATGGTAGATCGACTCCAATCTTTTATCAATgtgaaaatgaatattctaTAGTTAATGGGattcaagaattaaaagagattgcttcaaatgatatttaTCATTGGGGTCTTGCCATTATTAAACAAGATATGGAAGAAAACCCTACTGCAAGATTGAACTTGATTTGGCCTGCGACTCCGGTACATATTAAGAAGTATAGTCAACAAAATTTCCATCTTGTTAGAGAAACACCGGAGATGTATAAGCAATTTGTTATACcttatattgaaaaacaatATGAACAAGGAAGATTGGATTGGGTTGATGATGTTCTTTATGGTGATGTTGAATCAGAAAGAATAGTCTATAAGGATTTTTCAGAagataagaaaaaagatgGGTTTATCATCTTGCCAAACACTAAATGGGATGGGGTCAACTTAGATTCTTTATATCTGGTAGCAATGGTCTATAGAGATGATATCCGTTCTGTAAGAGATTTGAAACCTTCAGATAGACCTTggttaattcaattaaataataaaattagatCAATCATACCTGCttgttataattttatGATACATGCAGATGaattaagaatttttatccATTATCAGCcttcatattattatttccatATCCATATAGTTAATATTAGACATTCGGGTTTGGAAGATAATATCGCAGCAGGTAAAGCtattttattagatgatATTATAGATAATTTGGATTTCTTAGGACCAAATGGTTATCTGGATAAAACTTTGACTTATGTCATTGGtgaagataatgaattatgGAAAGGTGGATTAAGAGAAGCTGCCATGGAACAAATGGAGCGTGATGGGATTCCAAAACTACCAAATATCGTTAGTGGATTCGACCCAAAATCAAAAACGTTGAATCCTTGA
- the MED4 gene encoding Med4p (similar to Saccharomyces cerevisiae MED4 (YOR174W); ancestral locus Anc_6.65): MSDFHNTLPHHGHHKTLSTSISEGDVLQDNNDKNDELSKIQTYNDLIQYEETLSKLSSSVDKYKPDLQYAYDLIDIDRKLYSTLDSFVKYDEISTKLKKLEIDTKALDEKTKSVLDSLNDCHELLNTLPMLEQVEFEKNTMLKQREKINSKVLLDYATKLAKFTKIPPTFNKNTLGPNNFIWPAEDALRRGMLAVASAHTEELTALPGSVGDEENSKDISQLNADDVTNKDNHMDMDITVEGQDRFRRGSFTFGSLDASPKRFELSNDNAANYNSNNNSNSNNSRTNDPNTGAQNGKEENNEEDAMDLDLDLFDPDEF; encoded by the coding sequence ATGTCTGATTTCCACAATACGTTACCACATCATGGCCATCATAAAACTTTATCAACATCAATATCCGAGGGTGATGTTTTacaagataataatgacaaGAATGATGAATTGAGTAAGATTCAAACATATAATGATTTGATTCAATATGAAGAGacattatctaaattaagTTCTTCTGTGGATAAATATAAACCAGATTTACAGTACGCTTATGATTTAATAGATATTGatagaaaattatattctaCTTTAGATTCATTTGTCAAATATGATGAAATTTCCACTAAACTCAAAAAATTAGAGATTGATACAAAAGCCTTAGATGAAAAAACCAAATCTGTTTTAGACTCTTTAAATGATTGtcatgaattattaaatacaCTTCCAATGTTAGAACAAGTAGAATTTGAGAAAAATACAATGCTAAaacaaagagaaaaaataaattcaaaagtCTTGCTGGATTATGCTACTAAATTAGCCAAATTTACTAAAATACCACCAACATTTAATAAGAATACATTAGGgccaaataattttatatggCCTGCAGAAGATGCATTAAGAAGAGGGATGCTTGCTGTTGCATCAGCTCATACTGAAGAGCTAACAGCATTACCAGGTTCTGTAGGAGATGAAGAAAACTCAAAAGATATATCACAATTGAATGCTGATGATGTaacaaataaagataatcaTATGGATATGGATATTACAGTAGAAGGTCAAGATAGATTCAGAAGAGGCTCATTCACATTTGGTTCTTTAGACGCTAGTCCCAAACGCTTCGAACtttctaatgataatgcTGCCAACTAcaattccaataataattcaaattccaataattctCGCACCAATGATCCTAATACAGGCGCTCAAAATGGAAaggaagaaaataatgaagaagatgcaATGGATCTGGACTTAGATTTATTTGACCCAGATGAATTTTAA
- the SEC22 gene encoding SNAP receptor SEC22 (similar to Saccharomyces cerevisiae SEC22 (YLR268W); ancestral locus Anc_6.62) yields the protein MIKSTLIYRDDGLPLCTSVDDDNDPQLLAEKKKVKVVVSRFTPNSATEATLESGPYEINYIKHQSIIYFVICERGYPRNLAFSYLNDISMEFEHSYSSEINKVSTRPYAFVSFDNFLQKTIKAYSDKKVQDNLDQLNQELVGVKQVMSKNIEDLLYRGDSLDKMSDISASLKESSKKYRKSAQKINFDLLISQYAPIAIIAFIFVFLFWYMFLR from the coding sequence atgattAAATCTACATTAATATACAGAGATGATGGCTTACCATTATGTACATCagttgatgatgataatgaccCTCAGCTATTGGCtgaaaagaagaaagtGAAAGTCGTTGTGTCAAGATTTACCCCAAATAGTGCTACTGAAGCTACTCTAGAAAGTGGTCCatatgaaattaattatattaagcATCAAtccattatttattttgtaatttgtGAACGTGGATATCCAAGAAATTTAGCATTTTCTTATTTGAATGATATTTCAATGGAATTTGAACATTCTTATAGTagtgaaattaataaagtttCAACTAGACCATATGCATTTGTatcatttgataatttcttacaaaaaacaattaaggCTTATAGTGATAAAAAAGTTCAAGACAATTTGGATCAATTAAACCAAGAATTAGTTGGTGTTAAGCAAGTGATGTCAAAGAATATAGAAGATTTATTGTATAGAGGTGATTCATTGGATAAGATGAGTGATATCAGTGCATCTCTAAAGGAATCATCAAAGAAGTATCGTAAATCAGCTCAAAAGATTAACTTCGATTTATTAATCAGTCAATATGCTCCAATTGCTATTATTGCATTTatctttgtatttttattctgGTATATGTTTTTACGTTAG